One segment of Streptomyces sp. TG1A-8 DNA contains the following:
- a CDS encoding amino acid ABC transporter ATP-binding protein, translating into MVKAEGVHKSFGPVEVLRGIDLEVRSGEVFCLIGPSGSGKSTFLRCINHLEKVNAGRLYVDGELVGYRQKGDKLYELKDSEVALKRRDIGMVFQRFNLFPHMTAVENVMEAPVQVKGVSRAEARERALQLLDRVGLADKSGNYPSQLSGGQQQRVAIARALAMDPKLMLFDEPTSALDPELVGDVLDVMRDLAESGMTMVVVTHEMGFAREVGDSLVFMDGGVVVESGHPRDVLTNPQHERTQSFLSKVL; encoded by the coding sequence ATGGTCAAGGCCGAGGGCGTCCACAAGTCCTTCGGGCCCGTCGAGGTGCTCAGGGGCATCGACCTGGAGGTGAGGTCGGGCGAGGTGTTCTGCCTGATCGGCCCCTCCGGTTCCGGCAAGAGCACGTTCCTGCGGTGCATCAACCACCTGGAGAAGGTCAACGCCGGGCGGCTGTACGTCGACGGCGAGCTGGTCGGCTACCGCCAGAAGGGCGACAAGCTGTACGAGCTGAAGGACAGCGAGGTCGCGCTCAAGCGCCGGGACATCGGCATGGTCTTCCAGCGCTTCAACCTGTTCCCGCACATGACGGCCGTGGAGAACGTCATGGAGGCTCCCGTCCAGGTCAAGGGCGTCAGCAGGGCGGAGGCCCGGGAGCGGGCGCTGCAGCTGCTGGACCGGGTGGGCCTGGCCGACAAGTCGGGCAACTACCCCTCCCAGCTCTCCGGCGGCCAGCAGCAGCGGGTGGCCATCGCGCGGGCCCTGGCGATGGACCCGAAGCTGATGCTGTTCGACGAGCCGACCTCGGCCCTGGACCCGGAGCTGGTCGGCGACGTCCTGGACGTCATGCGCGACCTCGCCGAGTCCGGCATGACGATGGTCGTCGTCACCCATGAGATGGGCTTCGCCCGCGAGGTGGGCGACAGCCTGGTGTTCATGGACGGCGGTGTGGTGGTCGAGTCCGGCCACCCGCGGGACGTCCTGACGAACCCGCAGCACGAGCGGACGCAGTCGTTCCTGTCCAAGGTGCTCTGA
- a CDS encoding CGNR zinc finger domain-containing protein, whose product MELAYYSDYAVRLVNSEEPVRGRDQLTSVEAVRVLFGDNASAARRATDADVTRFRSVRARLRAVFEAADQGDETLAVDLLNSLLLEFPVSPQISGHDFRDEDGRPLWHMHLADHPSNATAGYAAIATMGLAFHLTEYGVDRLGLCEAPPCRNAYLDTSTNRSRRYCSDRCATRANVAAYRARKRLAADRSANRGLAADSAQRANASGER is encoded by the coding sequence GTGGAACTGGCCTATTACTCGGATTACGCCGTCCGGCTCGTCAACAGCGAGGAACCGGTCCGGGGCAGGGACCAGCTGACCTCGGTCGAGGCCGTCCGCGTCCTCTTCGGGGACAACGCGTCGGCGGCCCGCCGCGCCACCGACGCCGACGTCACCCGCTTCCGCTCGGTCCGGGCCCGGCTGCGCGCGGTCTTCGAGGCGGCCGACCAGGGCGACGAGACGCTGGCCGTGGACCTGCTGAACTCCCTGCTGCTGGAGTTCCCGGTGAGCCCGCAGATCTCCGGCCACGACTTCCGGGACGAGGACGGCCGGCCGCTGTGGCACATGCACCTGGCCGACCACCCCTCCAACGCCACCGCCGGCTACGCGGCCATCGCGACGATGGGCCTGGCCTTCCACCTCACCGAGTACGGTGTCGACCGCCTGGGCCTGTGCGAGGCGCCCCCCTGCCGCAACGCCTACCTGGACACCTCCACCAACCGCTCCCGACGCTACTGTTCCGACCGCTGCGCCACCCGCGCCAACGTGGCCGCCTACCGGGCCCGCAAGCGCCTGGCGGCCGACCGGTCGGCGAACAGGGGCCTGGCGGCCGACAGCGCCCAGCGGGCGAACGCCAGCGGCGAACGCTGA
- a CDS encoding amino acid ABC transporter permease, giving the protein MTDIHKTAGEQHTPPAGPEAIRAVPVRHYGRYVSAVIAIALLLAIIYAFGQGKINWHAVPDYFFDHRIMQGVGKTLLLTVLSMLIGIVGGVVLAVMRLSKNPVTSSISWFYIWFFRGTPVLVQLFLWFNLGLVFEYINLGPIYKNYWSDFMTPLLTALLGLGLNEAAYMAEICRAGLLAVDEGQTEAAHALGMSHGRTLRRVVIPQAMRVIVPPTGNEVINMLKTTSLVAAVQYPELFRYAQDIGQNSGAPVEMYFLAAAWYLIMTSVLSVGQYYIERYYARGSSRQLPPTPWQKVKTNMLSLGRPKGGLA; this is encoded by the coding sequence GTGACTGACATACACAAGACGGCCGGGGAGCAGCACACTCCCCCGGCCGGCCCGGAGGCCATCAGAGCCGTCCCGGTCCGGCACTACGGACGCTACGTCTCCGCCGTCATCGCCATCGCCCTCCTCCTGGCGATCATCTACGCGTTCGGCCAGGGCAAGATCAACTGGCACGCGGTCCCGGACTACTTCTTCGACCACCGGATCATGCAGGGCGTCGGCAAGACGCTCCTGCTGACCGTGCTGTCGATGCTGATCGGCATCGTCGGCGGCGTCGTCCTCGCGGTGATGCGGCTGTCGAAGAACCCGGTGACCTCGTCGATCTCCTGGTTCTACATCTGGTTCTTCCGCGGCACCCCGGTGCTGGTGCAGCTGTTCCTGTGGTTCAACCTGGGCCTGGTCTTCGAGTACATCAACCTGGGCCCGATCTACAAGAACTACTGGTCGGACTTCATGACGCCGCTGCTGACGGCGCTGCTCGGCCTCGGGCTGAACGAGGCCGCGTACATGGCCGAGATCTGCCGGGCCGGCCTGCTCGCGGTGGACGAGGGCCAGACCGAGGCCGCGCACGCCCTGGGCATGAGCCACGGCAGGACGCTGCGCCGGGTGGTCATCCCGCAGGCGATGCGTGTGATCGTGCCGCCGACGGGCAACGAGGTGATCAACATGCTGAAGACGACCTCGCTCGTGGCGGCCGTCCAGTATCCCGAGCTGTTCCGCTACGCACAGGACATCGGCCAGAACTCCGGTGCCCCGGTGGAGATGTACTTCCTCGCCGCGGCCTGGTACCTGATCATGACCTCGGTGCTGAGCGTGGGCCAGTACTACATCGAGCGCTACTACGCACGGGGCTCCAGCCGACAGCTGCCGCCGACGCCGTGGCAGAAGGTGAAGACGAACATGCTCTCCCTGGGCCGGCCGAAGGGAGGCCTGGCATGA
- a CDS encoding ABC transporter substrate-binding protein: MTASSTRRTTAAHSRLAAVGAIAVAGALLLTGCGDQTKDKDSGSGSASSSNAPLADKLPRAIRDKGEIRVGSDIAYAPVEFKDSAGKVSGLDPDLAAAMGKQLGVRLTFENGTFDALLTGLRSGRYDMAMSAMTDNKNRQQGIDPDTGKKVGEGVDFVDYLTAGVSIYTRKGDTKGIASWADLCGRKLAVERGTVSEDLAKQEAKKCPSGKKLAIEAFDDDQQSQTRLRSGGVDAASSDFPVAAYAVKTSGGGKDFEIVGDQVEAAPYGIAVAKKDTQLRDALKAAMDAVIKNGEYEKILEKWGAEDGAVKESTVNGGK; the protein is encoded by the coding sequence ATGACCGCAAGCTCCACCCGTCGTACGACCGCCGCGCACTCCCGGCTAGCAGCGGTCGGTGCGATCGCGGTCGCAGGCGCCCTGCTGCTCACCGGTTGCGGTGACCAGACCAAGGACAAGGACAGTGGCTCCGGCAGCGCCTCCAGCAGCAACGCCCCCCTGGCCGACAAGCTCCCCCGGGCGATCCGCGACAAGGGCGAGATCAGAGTCGGCTCGGACATCGCCTACGCCCCGGTGGAGTTCAAGGACTCCGCCGGCAAGGTGAGCGGCCTCGACCCCGACCTCGCGGCGGCCATGGGCAAGCAGCTCGGCGTGCGGCTCACGTTCGAGAACGGCACCTTCGACGCCCTGCTCACCGGTCTGCGCTCGGGCCGCTACGACATGGCGATGTCGGCGATGACGGACAACAAGAACCGCCAGCAGGGCATCGACCCGGACACCGGCAAGAAGGTCGGCGAGGGCGTCGACTTCGTCGACTACCTGACCGCCGGTGTCTCGATCTACACCCGCAAGGGTGACACCAAGGGCATCGCGTCCTGGGCGGACCTGTGCGGCCGGAAGCTCGCCGTCGAGCGCGGCACCGTCTCGGAGGACCTGGCCAAGCAGGAGGCCAAGAAGTGTCCGAGCGGCAAGAAGCTGGCCATCGAGGCGTTCGACGACGACCAGCAGTCCCAGACCCGGCTGCGTTCGGGCGGCGTGGACGCGGCCTCCTCCGACTTCCCGGTCGCCGCGTACGCGGTGAAGACCTCCGGCGGCGGCAAGGACTTCGAGATCGTCGGCGACCAGGTCGAGGCGGCGCCGTACGGCATCGCGGTGGCCAAGAAGGACACGCAGCTGCGCGACGCCCTGAAGGCCGCGATGGACGCCGTCATCAAGAACGGCGAGTACGAGAAGATCCTCGAGAAGTGGGGCGCCGAGGACGGCGCCGTCAAGGAGTCCACCGTCAACGGCGGCAAGTGA
- a CDS encoding NADP-dependent malic enzyme encodes MAAEIVNPRSDSKADRDGGAEPLDSFDPVFALHRGGKMAVQATVPVRDKDDLSLAYTPGVARVCSAIAEQPELVNDYTWKSSVVAVVTDGTAVLGLGDIGPRASLPVMEGKAILFKQFGGVDAVPIALDCTDVDDIVETVVRLAPSFGGVNLEDISAPRCFEIERRLQERLDIPVFHDDQHGTAVVTLAALRNAARLSRREIGQLRAVISGAGAAGVAIAKMLVEAGIGDVAVADRKGVVSAGREDLNPVKRQLASFTNKAGLTGSLEDALAGADVFIGVSGGTVAEAAVASMAEGAFVFAMANPNPEVHPEVAHRHAAVVATGRSDFPNQINNVLAFPGIFAGALQVRATRITEGMKIAAAEALAAVVGDDLAADYVIPSPFDERVAPAVTAAVAAAARAEGVARR; translated from the coding sequence GTGGCAGCGGAGATCGTCAATCCTCGCAGCGACAGCAAAGCGGACCGGGACGGCGGGGCCGAGCCCCTCGATTCCTTCGATCCGGTGTTCGCGCTGCACCGTGGCGGCAAGATGGCCGTGCAGGCCACCGTGCCGGTCCGTGACAAGGACGACCTTTCCCTCGCGTACACGCCCGGCGTCGCGCGCGTGTGCTCCGCGATCGCGGAGCAGCCCGAGCTGGTCAACGATTACACGTGGAAGTCCTCCGTGGTCGCCGTCGTCACCGACGGCACGGCGGTGCTCGGGCTCGGGGACATCGGTCCCCGGGCCTCCCTCCCCGTGATGGAGGGCAAGGCGATCCTCTTCAAGCAGTTCGGCGGTGTCGACGCGGTGCCGATCGCGCTCGACTGCACGGACGTCGACGACATCGTGGAGACCGTGGTCCGGCTCGCTCCCTCCTTCGGCGGAGTGAACCTGGAGGACATCTCGGCGCCCCGGTGCTTCGAGATCGAGCGCCGGCTGCAGGAGCGCCTCGACATCCCGGTCTTCCACGACGACCAGCACGGCACGGCCGTGGTGACGCTCGCGGCGCTCCGGAACGCCGCCCGGCTGAGCCGGCGTGAGATCGGGCAGCTGCGGGCCGTCATCTCGGGCGCCGGCGCGGCCGGTGTCGCCATCGCCAAGATGCTGGTCGAGGCCGGCATCGGGGACGTGGCGGTGGCGGACCGCAAGGGCGTCGTGTCGGCCGGCCGGGAGGACCTGAACCCGGTCAAGCGGCAGCTGGCCTCCTTCACCAACAAGGCGGGCCTCACCGGCTCGCTGGAGGACGCCCTCGCGGGCGCGGACGTCTTCATCGGGGTCTCCGGCGGTACGGTCGCCGAGGCGGCCGTGGCCTCCATGGCGGAGGGTGCCTTCGTGTTCGCGATGGCCAACCCGAACCCCGAGGTGCACCCGGAGGTCGCCCACAGGCACGCGGCGGTCGTCGCCACCGGGCGCTCGGACTTCCCGAACCAGATCAACAACGTGCTGGCCTTCCCCGGCATCTTCGCGGGCGCGCTGCAGGTGCGGGCCACGCGGATCACCGAGGGGATGAAGATCGCCGCCGCCGAGGCGCTGGCCGCGGTGGTCGGTGACGACCTCGCCGCGGACTACGTGATCCCGTCGCCGTTCGACGAGCGGGTCGCCCCGGCCGTCACCGCGGCGGTCGCCGCCGCCGCCCGGGCCGAGGGCGTCGCCCGGCGCTGA